Below is a genomic region from Sphingomonas sp. KR3-1.
ACTGGCATGTCGGCGGCGGCAGCTGGGGCGGCACGCTGGCGATCGAATATGGCGCGCGCCGGCGACCGGACACCGCGAGCCTGATCGTCCAGTCGCCGCTGGTCTCGACGAAAAGCTGGATCGCCGACGCCAACCTGCTCCGCTCGCAGATGCCCACGGAGGTGCGCGGCACGCTCGAGAAATGCGATACCGCCGCCCCGCCCCCGGCCAAGACCTGCGAGGCGGCGACCTGGGATTTCTACCGCCGCTATGTGATCCGGTCGCAGCGCCCGGACGGCGTGGCGGCATATCGTGCCCAGGCGCCGCGCAATGCCGGCGACACGCTGTACAACCGGATGTGGGGCAAGGCCGAGTTCGTCTCGACCGGCACGCTGCGCGACTATGACGGCGAACCGCTGCTCGCGAAGCTCGACGGGCCAAACACGCTGTTCGTCTGCGGCGAATATGACGAGGCCCGCCCAGAAACCGTGTCCCGCTTCGCCGCGCAGGTGCCCGGCGCCACCTTCAAGGAGGTGATGGGATCGGCCCATTCGATCCTGTCCGACCAGTCCGAGGCCTATCTCGCCCTGTTGCGCGGCTGGATGGCGCGCCACGACGCCATTTGATGCGGATTCGTGTCCGAATCGCTTGACGCCGCGCCCGCGTGCCGCGAACGCTCAGACATATGATCATCGCAGTCGACGGACCGGCAGCCTCTGGTAAGGGCACCATCGCGCGCGCCCTCGCGCAGCATTACGGACTGCCGCATCTCGATACCGGGCTGCTCTATCGAGCCGTCGCAGCCACCGTGCTGCGCGAGGAGCTCGACCCGGCCAGGGAAGCCGACGCGGTCTCGGCCTGCAGCTTTGAAGACTATTTGCTCGACGATCCCTGGCTGCGCACCGATGAGGTGGGCAAGGTCGCCTCGGTGGTATCCGCGCATCCGCTGGTCCGAGCCGCGCTGCTCAACCGCCAGAAGAAATTCGCGCGCCAGCCCAGCGGCGCGGTGCTCGACGGTCGCGACATCGGCACGGTGATCGCGCCGGACGCGGACGTGAAGCTGTTCGTCAAGGCGACCCCGATGATTCGTGCCCAGCGCCGCCATCTCGAGCTGCGCAAGCACGGCATCCTCACCAGCCTCGACAAGGTGCTGGCGGACATCCGCGCGCGCGACGAACGCGATTCCAAGCGCAGCGAAGCGCCGATGCTGCAGGCGCCCGATGCGGCGCTGCTCGACACCAGCTTCCTCTCGATCGATGCCGCCGTGCAGCGCGCCATCGCCATCGTGAACGGCAAGATGCACGCGACCGGCCAGGCTGGTTAACGCCTTTCTAACCATGACTGCTCAGTATTGTCCTGGAGGAACCCCGGGGGATTACCAATGCAGATGACGGTGCGCGCTTTCGAGATCGAAGGCCTGCTGGACAAGGCGCCTGAGGGCATCGAGGTCCTGTCGCTGGACTGTTTCGACACGCTGATCTGGCGCAACACCCATGCGCCGACCGACGTGTTCGCCGATCTTCCCGTAGCCGGCGGCGGTATCGAGCCGCGCATGTGGGCCGAGACCCAGGCCCGCAAGCGCGCCCGCGTCCGCGACGGCGCCGCCGAAGTGAGCCTGGAAGAGATTTACGGGCAGATGCTCGGCGATACCGGCGCCGCGCTCGATGCCGCGATCGACCGCGAGCTCGAGATCGAGGCGCGCCACGCCTTCGCCTTCGCCCCCACCGTGGCGCTGATGCGCGAGGCCAAGAAGCGCGGACTCAAGCTCATCATCGTCTCCGACATGTACCTCAACGAAGCCCAGCTGCGCGCGCACATCGCCGGCGCGGCGGGCGCGGACGTGCTCGCGCTGATCGATCGGGTCTTCGTCTCGAACATGTATGGTGAGGGCAAGCGCGACAATCTGTTCCGCCATGTGCTGAAGGCGCTCGGCGTGTCGGGCGACAAGGTCCTGCACGTCGGCGACAACCGCGCCGCCGACCACGACGCAGCACATGAACACGGCATCCACGCCGTCCATCTGCTCCAGTTCGACGCCGAGGCCCAGGGGCGGTTGCGCATGGAAGCGGCGACGGCGCTGATGCTCGATCCCGCGGCCGGCACCACGCGCCCGATCGCCCAGCCCCACCGCGCCCAGGTCTCGCTGCGCCGCTCGGACGCGCCCGAATATGCGCTGGGCCACGACGTGCTCGGGCCCTGCCTCACCACTTTCGCCCATTGGCTCAAGGAGGAACTGGACGCCGCCTCCGCCGCTGCAGGCCGGCCGGTGCGCCCGCTCTTCGTGATGCGCGACGGCTATCTGCCCTGGCGCGTGTTCGACATGCTCTATCCCGAAATGGGCGCCGCCAAGGTGGAGCTCAGCCGCTTCGTCGCGCTGCGCGCCAGCATCTCGAACGAGAAGGCGCTGAACGACTATCTCGACGAGTGGCTCGATCGCCTCCCCGCCCATTCGATGGCGCGCCAGCTGATGCTGTTCCAGCACGAATGCGCCAAGGTGATGAAGATCGCCGATCCCGAGGAGCGCCGCACCGCGCTCGCCCGCTGGGTGCGCAAGGACCGCGACATCCAGCAGAAGATCTTCGCGCGCCGCACCGCCTTCCTGCAGAAGATGATCGCCCATCTCAACGCCGCGGGCGTGGCGGAAGGCGACGCAGTGATGCTGGTCGACATCGGCTATAACGGCACCGTCCAGAACCTGGTCGCCCCGGTGCTCGCCGAGGCAATGAACCTGTCGGTCGGCGGTCGCTACATCTTCCTGCGCGAGAAGCGCCAGACCGGGCTCGACAAGCGCGGCATGATCGATGTCCGCAACTTCGATTATCGCACGCTCCACGCGCTCTCGCGGTCGATCGTGGTGGTCGAGCAGCTCTGCAACGTCGAGCAGGGATCGACGATCGACTTCACCGCCGAGGGCGAGCCGGTACGCGAGGAGACCGATGCCAAGGCTGCGCACAGCGCGACCCGCGACGCGGTCCAGGCCGCCTGCCTCGATTTCGCGCGGCTGGCCGGCCAGGCGCAGGTCCGCGCGCCGCATGCCGACGATCTCGACAGCCGCTGCCGGAGCGCCGCCGCCACCCTCGCCCGCCTCTTCTTCCTTCCCAACGCCCAGGAAGTCCGCGTCTTCGAGACGTTCGACTATGACTTCAACATGGGCAGCCGCACCGTGGAGACGCTGGTCGACAAGGATCGCGGGCGCGACGGCCTGCGCCGCCGCGGCCTGACCTTCTACAACGAGCAGCTGCCGCAGTTCATGTCGGCCGAGCTCCAGGCGCAGGGCCTTCCGGTCAGCCTCGCCAACTTCACGGCCTCGCGCTTCAAGCTCGATCTGCGCTCCACCGATTTCGAGGTGGGCGGGATCCAGGTGCCGGTGATCCTCGCCGGCGCGGCGCAGCAGGGCGTGATGGACTTCACCGCCTGGCCGACGGCCGAGGGCTATTACCAGCTGCGCGTGCCCGTTGGGGCGCAGCGCCCGGTGATCGCCGTGCAGCTCGGCCAGATCTGCGAATGGGTGCAGGTCGACGAGTTCGGCTTCCTGTCGATCGAGCAGATGAAGGAAGGCAAGACGAGCATCACGCTCCAGGCCCAGGCAACGGCGGATGCGATGGACCAGATGGGCCCGGGCCTGTTCCGTGCCAATCCCACCGGCGTGCTGATCGCCGCGCCGCCGCCGGGCGACGCACCGATGATCCTCTCGCTGGTGTTCCGCCCCGTCGTCGCCCGCAAGGCGACCGCAGAGCTGCGCGTCGCCGCCTGATCCTGCTGCCTTCCCACCCACAGGAGGGAGGCGCTACCTCAACGCCGGATCTCGATGTCGCCGCCGCCCTGGTTCGGCTCGGTGAAGCCGCGGATAATCTGGAGCATGCCTTCGGTGCCGAACAGCTGGTAAAGCGTGGAAAGCCCCTGCGAGAGATCGCCGCCAAAGGCGACGGAAAAGCGATCGAGTCGGCAATCGGCCATGTCGACCGGGCCGCCCGAATATTCGAGCTGGACGTTGGTGAACCGGCAGTTGCGATAGGTGTTGCCGTCCAGCGTGACCGTCACGCCGTCGAAATGCTCGTTCTCATATACCATCGTGATTCTCGCGTGGCTGGTCTCAAAGCCCGCACCTCGCATCCCCATCGCCGCTTCGCAATGCTTGCGGCAAAAGCCGGTTTCCGCTAAGGCGCGCGCG
It encodes:
- a CDS encoding proline iminopeptidase-family hydrolase gives rise to the protein MTQLGRRAFLGGLAAGALALPAWARVREDIRFKPDQEHMIPVEGGSVYVRVNGDLKGPRPPLIYAHGGPGGDHSGLLPLTALAGERAVILWDQLDSGRSDAPLDPKNWRVSRFVDEIDRIRDALGIMHWHVGGGSWGGTLAIEYGARRRPDTASLIVQSPLVSTKSWIADANLLRSQMPTEVRGTLEKCDTAAPPPAKTCEAATWDFYRRYVIRSQRPDGVAAYRAQAPRNAGDTLYNRMWGKAEFVSTGTLRDYDGEPLLAKLDGPNTLFVCGEYDEARPETVSRFAAQVPGATFKEVMGSAHSILSDQSEAYLALLRGWMARHDAI
- the cmk gene encoding (d)CMP kinase produces the protein MIIAVDGPAASGKGTIARALAQHYGLPHLDTGLLYRAVAATVLREELDPAREADAVSACSFEDYLLDDPWLRTDEVGKVASVVSAHPLVRAALLNRQKKFARQPSGAVLDGRDIGTVIAPDADVKLFVKATPMIRAQRRHLELRKHGILTSLDKVLADIRARDERDSKRSEAPMLQAPDAALLDTSFLSIDAAVQRAIAIVNGKMHATGQAG
- a CDS encoding HAD family hydrolase — protein: MQMTVRAFEIEGLLDKAPEGIEVLSLDCFDTLIWRNTHAPTDVFADLPVAGGGIEPRMWAETQARKRARVRDGAAEVSLEEIYGQMLGDTGAALDAAIDRELEIEARHAFAFAPTVALMREAKKRGLKLIIVSDMYLNEAQLRAHIAGAAGADVLALIDRVFVSNMYGEGKRDNLFRHVLKALGVSGDKVLHVGDNRAADHDAAHEHGIHAVHLLQFDAEAQGRLRMEAATALMLDPAAGTTRPIAQPHRAQVSLRRSDAPEYALGHDVLGPCLTTFAHWLKEELDAASAAAGRPVRPLFVMRDGYLPWRVFDMLYPEMGAAKVELSRFVALRASISNEKALNDYLDEWLDRLPAHSMARQLMLFQHECAKVMKIADPEERRTALARWVRKDRDIQQKIFARRTAFLQKMIAHLNAAGVAEGDAVMLVDIGYNGTVQNLVAPVLAEAMNLSVGGRYIFLREKRQTGLDKRGMIDVRNFDYRTLHALSRSIVVVEQLCNVEQGSTIDFTAEGEPVREETDAKAAHSATRDAVQAACLDFARLAGQAQVRAPHADDLDSRCRSAAATLARLFFLPNAQEVRVFETFDYDFNMGSRTVETLVDKDRGRDGLRRRGLTFYNEQLPQFMSAELQAQGLPVSLANFTASRFKLDLRSTDFEVGGIQVPVILAGAAQQGVMDFTAWPTAEGYYQLRVPVGAQRPVIAVQLGQICEWVQVDEFGFLSIEQMKEGKTSITLQAQATADAMDQMGPGLFRANPTGVLIAAPPPGDAPMILSLVFRPVVARKATAELRVAA